The nucleotide window gacttttattatttttttctctaaccTAAAAGTATTATATAAGTATTGCACAATTCATACAATCGGAATTGACTTTCTTCTCCTccaaacatatttatattcaaCAGTTCCTCTCAAGATCATCAACTCAAAAAATGGATCCTAGAGACGGCGGAGAAACCCATCAGGCCAAGTACAAAGGCATCCGTCGCCGGAAATGGGGAAAATGGGTATCGGAGATTAGGGTTCCGGGAACTCGTGAACGGCTCTGGTTAGGCTCTTTCTCCACCGCAGAAGGAGCTGCCGTAGCCCACGACGTCGCTTTTTACTGCTTGCATCGACCATCTACCCTCGACAACGAAGCTTTTAACTTCCCTCACTTGCTGCAACCTTCCCTTGCCTCCAACACATCTCCTAAGTCCATACAAAAAGCTGCCTCCGACGCTGGCATGGCTGTCGACGCAGGATTCTCCCTTAACAACGACAGCGCGAGTGGTGGCGTGGAGGAAGGCAGCGAACGGGAAACGTTGAATATCTCCGTGTACGATTATCTAGAAGACGACGGTCGCATTTGATATATTTGATTGATATCTACGAGCACCTTATATTAGTCATTAATATAGGATGTGAATAGAattcgttattttttttttacttttgaattttatattattgcCACATGAGCTTTCATTCCCCGGCTTATTTTCTTATGATGTAATTGTAGTCTTTCATCAAGGAAACAATATTCTCATCCATGATCAGTTTGTTGTTTGCATATATCCGAATTTGATGTTCTGGATAGGAGATTTGATACTAAAAGCCGAATAGTGCCAGTTTAAAACAAAAAGGAGACTCATGATATTAGAATTGAGTTTGTGGGAAAGTTTAAAAGATATGAGGATTCacttaaaagaagaagaaaaagtgtCAGGATTGAAATGACTGGTGGATCACCTACATTCGTTTGAAATAAGAATGTATGGAATCATGCATATGTTAATTAAACAGCATGATTATCTGTATATTTTATTTCTGTAACATTTAAGCAGTATTTATTGTTTACGAATTTTGTCTCTATGCTTTTTTTATGTTCAGTTTGTTATAATTAGGTTACTTCAATTAAAAGAAGTTATTCATTTTCTGAAGAGGTTGCTGAGAAAAATGTTATCTATTTTCTTTGCTAGATATATTTTCAAAGacatattaaaaatgatttgtttaaaaaaaaactattatctaCTTTCTTTGTTTCAGTAAATcttcatctattttttttttgaataattcagacATTTTTTGAAgtgaaaagttctttgtacaaTTCTCGCTACTGTCATATTatcaataaatatatttgtatttgatTACTTGTCAGCCAatctaagata belongs to Brassica rapa cultivar Chiifu-401-42 chromosome A07, CAAS_Brap_v3.01, whole genome shotgun sequence and includes:
- the LOC103831670 gene encoding ethylene-responsive transcription factor ERF020; the protein is MDPRDGGETHQAKYKGIRRRKWGKWVSEIRVPGTRERLWLGSFSTAEGAAVAHDVAFYCLHRPSTLDNEAFNFPHLLQPSLASNTSPKSIQKAASDAGMAVDAGFSLNNDSASGGVEEGSERETLNISVYDYLEDDGRI